In Streptomyces venezuelae, the sequence GCAACCGGCTCCTCGCCGAGCGGACCGCCGCCGTGGTGATCGCCGCCCTCGCCCTCAACGCCGCGGCGACGCTGACGGTGGCGGCGGGCGTCTGGTTGTCCCCGGACATCCACCGGGACGTGCCGTTGAGCGGTGTCTTCGCGGCGGGGCTGATGGGGTGCGGCTTCGCGCTGTGCCTGGCCGGACCGGCCCTGGCCGTGTCGGCCTGGGGGAGCCGACGCGCGCAGGTGATCGGTGCGACGATCGCCATCGGGGCGGTCGGCTTCGCGGTGAACTTCATCGCGCTGGCCTGGTCGAAGGCGGCGCCCCTGCGGTTCATCAGCCCCTTCCACTACTACACACCGGGTGACGCACTGGCACAGGGACATGTGCTGTGGCCGCAGCTGGGAGTTCTGGTCGGGGTCGGAGTCGTGGGGCTTGTTCTCGGCCACGCGTTGCTGATGAAGCGGGACCTGGCCCCGTAAGGCTGACATGGCGCTTACGCAGAGGCGGGGCCTTCGAGCCGGCAGTGCACGCCGACCACACCTTCGACGGCCCGGGCGAGGCGCGTGGCCACGGGGATGAGGTGCGGGTCGCGGGTCCTTCCCGACAGGGTGACGATCCCGTGTGTGACGTCGACCGTGATGTCACGGTGCGAGAGGGGGAAGAGACGGTCGACGACCTCGCGGCGGACCTCGGCGGCCAGGTCGTCGTCGGCGCGGAGGAAGACCTTCAGGAGGTCGGCGCGGCTGACGATGCCGAGGAGGGTGCCGTCGGCGTCGACGACCGGAAGCCGTTTGATGTGGCGGTCGGCCATCAGGCGGGCGGCCTGGGGGAGCGTGGCGTCGGGGCGGATCGTGACGGCGGGTGTGGTCATCAACTGCTCGGCGCGGACCGATCCGGCCTTCGCGGTGTCGCCGAGGCGGCGCATCTGCTCGATGAGGCTCGGTCCGTGTTCGTGGAACTCCTCCTTGGTGAGGAGGTCGGCTTCGGAGACGACGCCGACGACATGGCCTTCGCCTTCGATGACCGGGACCGCGGTGACCTTCCAGCGCTCCATCGCGGTGGCGATCTCCTTGAATTCGGCGGCGGCGGTGACGGTGACGACGGTCTTCGTCATGACGTCGTTGACGGTGTACGGGGTGGAGGTCATGGCTGGTCCTCAGCGGGCGTAGGCGAGCGGCATGTCGCTGTGGTGGGGCGCGAACAGGTCGAGGATCCGGGTACGGGCCGAGTCGAGGCGACGGGCGATGACTGCGGCGACAGCGGTCGATATGCAACGGCCCACGGCGGCGTTCTCGTCGCAGAGCTTCCGTACGGCCTCGGCGTCGAATTCGAGCGCCCGAACGGGGTGGGTGGTGACGGCGCCGAGGTGCCAGGAGTAGGGCGGGACCATCCATGACCAGCCGAGGAGCTCTCCTGAGCCGAGGGTGTCGACGACGGCGGCTTTGTGGCCGGGGACGTGCAGGTCGAGGGTGACGGT encodes:
- a CDS encoding ABC transporter permease subunit; translation: MKTRWPLLWLALHRRRRMLVALMVGMVTFEALIVVVANTIAPGQLFSAGGKGPPSAYRAFSGSGGDVSIASYPGLLGAGLVHPFWIAMQLTAIGALAAAAVAADVESGTIELIVVRPVSRNRLLAERTAAVVIAALALNAAATLTVAAGVWLSPDIHRDVPLSGVFAAGLMGCGFALCLAGPALAVSAWGSRRAQVIGATIAIGAVGFAVNFIALAWSKAAPLRFISPFHYYTPGDALAQGHVLWPQLGVLVGVGVVGLVLGHALLMKRDLAP
- a CDS encoding CBS domain-containing protein — its product is MTSTPYTVNDVMTKTVVTVTAAAEFKEIATAMERWKVTAVPVIEGEGHVVGVVSEADLLTKEEFHEHGPSLIEQMRRLGDTAKAGSVRAEQLMTTPAVTIRPDATLPQAARLMADRHIKRLPVVDADGTLLGIVSRADLLKVFLRADDDLAAEVRREVVDRLFPLSHRDITVDVTHGIVTLSGRTRDPHLIPVATRLARAVEGVVGVHCRLEGPASA
- a CDS encoding Crp/Fnr family transcriptional regulator; translation: MTAMTTLLDEMEPEARRTLLAHAHRVDIPAGTRILKERQRADRFWIIENGTVTLDLHVPGHKAAVVDTLGSGELLGWSWMVPPYSWHLGAVTTHPVRALEFDAEAVRKLCDENAAVGRCISTAVAAVIARRLDSARTRILDLFAPHHSDMPLAYAR